In the genome of Candidatus Hydrogenedentota bacterium, the window CACCGCCACCACCCGAACCGGCCACGAGATTGAGCGTACTGGCCAGCGTCGTATTGGCATATTCCGCCGTGGCGCCTTGGGAACCGGCTTGGCCAGTGCCGCCGTCATTGCCGGGGCCGCCGGAGTTGCCGGGGTTATTGGTCCCATTGGCGCCGCCCAATCCCAATTTCAAATGAATATCAATGGTGCCTATGATGCCCGTATCCACGGGATAGGTAACAACCGTTTCGGATCGCAAGCCGCCGGGGGCTTGGCCCGTCTGGCCGCCGCCCGTCCCCCGCGTGCCGCCGTCCAGTCCAATGCCGCCGGAACCGCCGCCGCCGCCCGCCGGAGCCGGGGTACCCCCGAATCCCGCGCCGCCCGCGCCGCCGTTACCGCCGCTTGCAGCGGCCGAAACGCCGGGGCTTCCAGGCTGGCCGTCTATGCCGGGTCCGCCCGCGCCACCGTCGCCGCCATAGGTCCGCCCGCCGCCGTCATTCTCGCCGCCGCCACCGCCGCCACCACCCGAACCGCCCGCGCCGCCCGCGCCGCCCGCGCCGCCGCCGCCGCCCGCGCTGCCCGATCCACGGGAACCGCGCGTGCCGCCGCCAAGCATCCCCGGAGGCGCATTGATGGATGCGCCCCATATCATGTCGTTGGCGGAAACGATGGACAGGGGCCGCTGCCCCGTGACCGTCACGGTCGTCCCATCCGGCACTTCCACATAATCGAAATAAAAGATGGCCACTTCGCCTTGCCCATAATCTCTCGCCACGCCGGTATAGGTTCCAATGCCGACGACCGTCAGGGTCGGCGCGGCGCCGCCGGACGTCTTGGTGTCAATGTTGACCGTGGCGCTGGGCGAAACGGCCAGCGATCCAAGACTTGGCACGCCGGGATTCACGTACAAATCGCTCAGACTGGCCGCATGCGCGGCTCCCATGAAGACGGCCATGCAGAAAGCAAAGGCGGCCGCCATGCGCCAATTGGCGCCTTGTGTTTTGCGTGAAGTCGGGAACGGACGGTTCATGGTTTCCACTCTCCATAGATGTTCTTGCCGCTGAATCACTGCAACCATTATAAAAATGACCTATCTGTGCCCATCACAGACAGCTATGGAACCATTCGCAAGAATGGCTTTACCCATCTCTTCATTCAAACCTGATTATACAATGGAATTAGGAAAAAACGCCAGCATTTTTTCAAAAAAATGCCGGTAGCGCATTTCCGCCGGATGCCTGAAAAACACAGAAAACGCATTCTGTGTCAGAACGACACGAGGCAGTGCCAGATGTAGACGTATCCGAGAGCATCCACATCTTCCCAGATTTTGCGCACGAGTTCCGCATCGCCCTTGATCTCGCCGAGTTCACGGCGCTTGTCTTCCCAAGAAATGCACACACCGGGTTTGCGGTTCGGCGCGATGGGTTGATTAGTGTCCATGGCTTTCATATTTATTCCTTTTTTCAGTAAACGCCGTATTCTCGCGTGAAATCAGTCATGGCGCGGACATTTTCAATCTGTGCATCATCCTGGATGATGGCGCTGGCATCCATGACATAGCCACCGTCGCGGGCAACACCATCAATCACTTTTTTACAATACCCGCGAACTTCGTCCGGTGTGCCGACGCCGAGCAGGTAATTCGGAATGCCGCCGCTCAGACAGAACTTGTGGCCGATCTTTCGGTGCGTTTCGAAGATGTCGCCGCGGTCCACATGATAGATAATGCTGCCCTCCGGCAATTCCGAGAACGCATCGAGATGCGCGCCCCAATCCCCTTCCGCGTAGAAGAGCACCTGATGACCCTTCGCCCAAATCTCCTCGATGATCGGCTTGAGCGTCGGCCAGTAGATTTGGTCGAAAACGTCTTTCGAGACGAAAGGCACGCAGCCGCGGTGCATCCAGATTGTAATCGGCACGTTCTTTTCAACATCCGCACCGGACAAGGCCACCCACAGTAAATGCGGCATGAGCGCCTCGCAGGCCTTGAGGACTTCGTCGCGCCGCACGAGCAGGTCCATGGTCAGTCCCATGTATCCGCGCAGTTTGTCGCCGAGAATGTCGAGCGGCGCTTTCAGGATGCCCGCGATGGCGCCGGGCGTGCCGGATTCCGCCCGGAGTTGCGCGGCCTGGGTGGCGAACCCGCCGAAATAGTTCATCATCGCCATGCCGCCCTTGAGAAACGACAAGTTGTTGCGGAACGTCGCGGGCGCGCCCGGCGCGACCACGTCCGCCGACACGCGCGGCAGCCAGACGTTGAACAGAAACCCGGTCGGGTCTTCGATCAACAGCGGATACTCGTCCTCGCGCATGTGCGCGTTGTCCTCAGACGGTTCCCGGTATTGAAACCCCGTGTTCGGCGGCACGTCAATGCCGGGCACGCCGTAGTATTTCAGGCCGATGGCCTGCGTCAGGCCCGTCCAGACATACACCATGTTGCCGACGACCGCGTCCCAGTCGAAATCCGCCGCGCACTTTCGCGCTGCCTCGAAGGCCTTGTTGAAGTCGTGCGTGACCTCTTGGCAGGTGAAACCGGCGTATTTCGCGGCGAATTCCGCCACAAAGGGACGAATCGGTATCATGTCCGGCTTGCCGTTGCGCAGCGCCGTCGTATAGCGTTTCAGGCGATCCTGGTAGCGTTGTTCCATGTCCATGGGGCGAATCTCCTTCTCGATGATCAGACCGATCGGACGGATCGGACCGCTCGGTTCTAACGCGGCTCAGCCGCAAGGCCTCAATCAAGGATATGATTTCTTTGTCCGCAACTTCTGTGTACCATGCACAGAAGTTGCGGACAGAAACTATTTAAGCACCGGCCTCCCGATTTTCAGCAACGCCGCGCCATGGGGCGGCAGCATCGCGCTGAATGCCCCATCATAATCGCCGAGGTCCCTGTGGCGCCACACATCGCGCACGGGCTGCGGTCCTTCGAGACCGAGCACGTCCCACGTCGCCGCGATGACGCCGCGCACGTCGCCGCGATTGAACAGGCCGACGGCCAACGTGCCATCGCTCAGCGGCCGCGCCCATACGTCGCCCCACGCCTGGGGTTTTCGTTTCACAAGCCCTTCGGCGAATGTCCCCTCGAGCCACTTCGCCATGGGGACAATCGTGTTGCACTGCGCGACGCGCGACGCCGCCCGGCCCAGCGGATCCTGATTGATGTCAATCATCTCGTCGTTCGTGAGCAGGTCGAGCGTGAACGGATCGATCTTCGACAGGTCGCATCCAATCAGTAGCGGCGCGGCCAGCAACGCCCACAGCGAGAGATGCGTGACCTGCTCCGCAGGCGTCAATCGCGACGGATGCGGCGGATCGTTGCTCCAGTTGACGTGGCCGACCACGAGCATGTCCGGATCGATCCAATGGCCCGGTCCCGCGTCCCCTTCGCGCCCCGCCTGCGAAAAACCGTTTTCGGACATGCGCGCCCACGTGTCGCGGATATCGGATGCCGTCCGCCACAGATTGATGTGGAACGCGGGCGCCCATTTTCCGACATCGGCGATTCCGCCCTGCGCGATGCTGTACACGATGTCGCGTCCGCATGTTTCCAGGGCCTCGGCCATTATGCGAAACGGCTTTTGCGCCTCTTCGAGATTGAACGACGCCACCCGGTACGAACACCAGTCGTACTTGAGGTAATCGGCGCCCCATTCCGCGAACATGCGGGCGTCCTGCGCCTCAAAGCCGAGGCTGCCCGCGTATCCCGCGCAGGTTTCCTGGCCCGGCGATGAATAGACGCCGAATCGCAGGCCCTTCGCGTGGACGTAATCGGCGAGCGCCGCCATGTCCGGGAAACGGTCGTTCGTGTGAAGCACGCCGCCGGCGTCGCGCTCGCCCTGCCAACAGTCGTCCACGTTGATGTACTGGTAACCGTGCGCGGCGAGGCCGCTCTTGATCATCCAGTCCGCCGCATCGCGGATTTTGGCGTCGTCCGGATGCCGCCACCAGACATTCCACGAATTCCAGCCCATCGGCGGCGTCAACGCAAGCATGTGGTCGCCGGCGACGATGGCCAGATCGCGCGTGGCGCGTCCCCGCCCGTTTTGGACTTCGAGTGTAACCATGTATTTGCCCGCGGCCTGTACCGCGCCGGAAATGATGCCCGTCGCCTCGTCGAGCGCGAGTCCCGGCGGCAGGTTGCTGGCCGTATGGGACAACGGCGGTTCGCCCGTCGCGGGTATCAGGAAGAGAAACGGCCGCCCCGGCGTCGTGCCCGTCACGCGCGGCCCGTGAATTGCCGGCGCCAACGATTCCACATGCACGATCAACGGCTCGGCATCGCCCGCATACGGATCGGCGGCACACGCGACAAACACCGGAAATGTCGTCACGCAGGACACGAAGAACACGAAAAAAGCAAGGTCTTTTTTTATGCGGCGCCCCCGCCTTTCTCCCAACGACCCAGATTTCATTCTCCGTTCCTTCCGCAACTTCGCGTTTTTCACGTCCTTCGTGGCGACAAGATCAGTCTGGACAATACCCCAAGGTTATTTGACCGGCCAATGTTCGGAGATGGTCCGGGCTGACCTGAGGTATTTCTCGATCCGTTCGACGATCTTCGGGTGGTCGGACGCCACATTGTTTTTTTCGCCGATGTCCTTGGAAAGGTCGTAGAGTTCGAGGGGCTGGTCCTTTCCAAGGCTCACCGCCTTCCAATCGCCCATGCGTACGGCGCGCGTAAAACCCCTCTCATGGAATTCCCAATACAGAAACTCGTGGATTTGTTTCGTTTCGCCGAGCAGGAGCGGCAACGCGGAACGTCCATCAAGGCCCTGCGGCGCGGGTACGCCGGCCAATTCGGCGGCTGTCGGCAGAAAATCCCAGAAAGCCCACACCTGGTCGCTCCGGCCCCTCGGAACGACGCCCGGCCAGCGCGCGATCATCGGGACACGGATGCCGCCTTCGTACAGGTCGCGCTTGATTCCGCGCAACGGCCCGGAGCTCTGGAAGAATTCCGGCGGCGCGCCGCCTTCCTTGTGCGGACCGTTGTCGCTTGTGAAGAAGACGATCGTGTTTTCGTCAAGTCCGAGTTCCCGCAATTTTGCAAGCAGACGCCCGACATCCCGGTCGAGCCGCGAAATGAGCGCGGCCTTGCCCTTTTGTGGATTGGGCCACGGTTTGTTCGCGTATTCCCCGTAGTCTGGAACTTCCATGCCGTCGCCGGTCGCCGCGCCTTTCTCGTTGTTCGCGTGCGGGATCGTGTAGGCAAGATAGAGAAAAAAAGGGCCGTTCTTGTGACGTTCGATAAACGACAACGCCTCTTCCGTAAACAGATCGTTCGAGAAGGTCTTGCATTCGGCGCAGACGCCGGGCTTGTCCGGACGTTCGGTATTGCCCTCGATGGGCACGCGCGTCGTGTTGCGCCAGAGATACGTCGGATACGTGTTGTGCGCATGGTTTTGGTTCAAATAGCCGAAGAATTCGTCGAAGCCCTTGCGGTTCGGCACGCCCGTGGTATCCGGCTCGCCAAGCCCCCATTTGCCCACAAGGCCCGTGGCATATCCGGCCTTCTTGAGCGTTTCGGCGACGGTCGTGTCGCCCGGGCGCAGCGGGATGCGCGCATTGCCCCGTATGAACGCGTGGCCCATGTGCATGCCGGTCATCAGCGCGCACCGCGACGGCGCGCATACCGTGCTGCCCGCGTAACATTGCGTGAACCGGATGCCCTCCGCCGCCATGGCGTCGAGATGCGGCGTCTTGATCATCCGCTGGCCGTAACAGCCGAGATCTCCGTAGCCCAAATCGTCCGCAAGGATGAACACGATATTGGGCTTGGATTTCGGGACACGCGGCGCCGCCGTCGCGCAACCGCTCCACGCGAGGCCGCCCGCCACTCCCGCGCCCAGAACCTGCAACATTTTCCGCCGACTGATTGTGCTCATGATCGCATTCTCCGAATACCGGCAATACGCCGCGACCAGTATAGAAACATAGCAACCGAAACTGCAAAGGATTTCGCGCCTAATAATTGGTTCAGGCTCGCCGATAGGCCCGAAAGCCGACAAGGATGCCGCTTGCCGGGAGACGTCCTTCTGCATATTTGAGTATGTTGCTCTTGATCGGAAAAGCGGCAAGATGCCGCTTCGGCCGTAGACGCGACATCCTTGCCGCGTTCTTTACACGCGGCGTGCCCGGGGTTTCTTCGCAGGGCCATTTGCGTTATGCTAGGCGCCGCCGCGGGAGTGTAATGTCTTTGGAGATCCGCGCGGCATGCGGACAAGGAGAACGATATGCGGACCGTGACAATTTTCATGATGATTGCAATTGCGCTTGCCGGAAGCGCATGGGCGCAGACGACGTTGCACGTCGCGCCGAACGGAAACGATGCGTGGACCGGCGCGGCGGAACGCAACGAGGAGGGCACGGACGGCCCTTTGGCGACGCTGGCCGGCGCGCGCGACCGCATTCGCGCCTTACGCGCCGGGGGCGCGCTTGCCGCGCCGGTGCGCGTCGTCCTGCGCGGCGGATCATATCCCGTGACGGAGCCGGTCGTATTCGGCCCGGAGGATTCCGGTACGAAAGACCTGCCGGTCCGTTACGAGGCCGCACCGGGCGAACAGCCGGCGATTCACGGCGGCCGTATCCTTTCGGGCTGGCGGGAGGAAGGCAATCTGTGGGCGGTGGACATCCCCGAGGTGCGCGACGGCAAGTGGTATTTCGAGTCGCTCTGGGTGAACGGCGAACGCCGGCAACCCGCGCGCACGCCGAATCCCGCGCATGCGTGGGGCGATGAGCCGGAGGATAGCGATACCTTCCACATCGCCGAATATCTCAGGGAAAACGACCCCGATACCGGCAAGGAAATTCCGAGTAAAACCCGGTTCAAATATGCCGGGGACGATCTGAAGCCGTGGGCGAACCCCGAGGACGCGGTTGTGCTCGTCTATCATTCGTGGGAAACGTCGCGGCACCGCATCAAGAACCTCGACGAGGCGAACCGCGTTGTCGAGTTTACCGGCCCTGCCGTTTGGCATTTCGGCTACTGGGGCGGCACGCCGCAGCGTTACTATGTCGAAAATATCTTCGAGGCGCTCGACCAGCCGGGCGAATGGTATCTGAACCGCAAGACCGGCGTTCTCTACTACATGCCGATGCCCGGCGAAGACATGAGGACGGCCGAGGTCGTCGCGCCGGTCGCGCGGCAATTGCTGACAATCGAAGGCAAACCCGACGAGGGCCGGTTCGTGGACTATCTGACTTTCGCCGGCATCCGGTTTCTGTATACCGATTGCCCGCTCGAACCGCAGGGCCATAGCGACGGCCAAGCGGCCGCGTCAATCCATGCGGCGGTCCAGGCCACGGGCGCGCGTTTCTGCGCTTTTGAACGCTGTGACGTCATGCACGTGAGCAACTATGGCGTGTGGTTCCGCGCGGGATGCCAGGACAACCTGCTGACGCGTTGCGAAATCGCCGATCTGGGCGCGGGCGGCGTGCGCATCGGCGAATGCGGCGATCCGCCGAACGACGCCGGGGCCGCGCTGCGCAATGTCGTGGACAACAATTTCATCCACGACGGCGGCAAAATCTTCCGGGGCGCGGTCGGCGTGTGGATCGGGCGATCGTCCTATAATCGCATCTCGCACAACGACATCTCCGATTTCCGCTATACGGGCATCTCGGTCGGCTGGTCGTGGGGCTATGCGGCCAGTTCCGCCAACCACAATATCATCGAATACAACGATGTCCACCACATCGGCCACGGCCAACTGGGCGACATGGGCGGAATTTACCTGCTCGGCGTGGCGCCGGGCACCGTCATCCAGTTCAACAAATTCCACGATGTCATGTCGTTCGCGAAAGGCTACGGCGGTTGGGGCATTTATTTCGACGAGGGCAGCACGGACCTCCTCGCGGAAAACAATATCGTCTACAACACGCTGACGGGCACGTTTCATCAGCACTACGGACGCGACAACCGCGTACAGAACAACATCTTCGCGTTCTCGCACGGACCGCAAATCATCCGGTCCCGCCCCGAAGATCACAAGTCGTTCTTCTTCGAGCGCAACATCGTACTGTTCAACAACGGGCAACTCCTCGGCAGCAATTGGGGCAACAACAACTTCTATCTGGATAAAAACTGCTATTGGGACATGTCCGGCGACGATTTCGACTTCGCCGGGCACGATTTCGACGAATGGAAAGCGCTCGGCCACGACGTACACAGCATCATCGCGGATCCATTATTCGAAAATGCGGCCGCGCTCGATTTTCGCCTGAAACCGGGTTCGCCCGCCCTGGCCATGGGGTTCGTTCCTATCGATCTGAGCCTGACGGGGTTGTACGGCGAGCCGGAATGGACATCGAAGCCATCCCGGGTAGTCCGCGAGCCGTTCCCAATGCCCAAGCCCCCCGAACCGACGGCTATCAGCCAGGATTTCGAAGGCGTTGAGACCGGCACAAAGACGCCCGGCGTCTCGACGAATGAAGAAGGCGCGGGTACGGCGCGCGTCACGGACGAAACCGCCGCCTCCGGCAAGCACAGCCTCAAGTTCACCGATGCGCCCGGCCTCGCGCATGGGTTCAACCCTCATGTCTACTATTCGCCGGCGATTATTTCGGGAACCGTCAAGGGCCGGTTTGCGTTGCGCGTCGAACCCGGCGCCGTCGTGTTTCATGAATGGCGTGATCACTGCAACCCGTATCGTGTTGGACCGAGTCTGTGGATTGACGG includes:
- a CDS encoding arylsulfatase, whose amino-acid sequence is MSTISRRKMLQVLGAGVAGGLAWSGCATAAPRVPKSKPNIVFILADDLGYGDLGCYGQRMIKTPHLDAMAAEGIRFTQCYAGSTVCAPSRCALMTGMHMGHAFIRGNARIPLRPGDTTVAETLKKAGYATGLVGKWGLGEPDTTGVPNRKGFDEFFGYLNQNHAHNTYPTYLWRNTTRVPIEGNTERPDKPGVCAECKTFSNDLFTEEALSFIERHKNGPFFLYLAYTIPHANNEKGAATGDGMEVPDYGEYANKPWPNPQKGKAALISRLDRDVGRLLAKLRELGLDENTIVFFTSDNGPHKEGGAPPEFFQSSGPLRGIKRDLYEGGIRVPMIARWPGVVPRGRSDQVWAFWDFLPTAAELAGVPAPQGLDGRSALPLLLGETKQIHEFLYWEFHERGFTRAVRMGDWKAVSLGKDQPLELYDLSKDIGEKNNVASDHPKIVERIEKYLRSARTISEHWPVK
- a CDS encoding putative Ig domain-containing protein; this encodes MKSGSLGERRGRRIKKDLAFFVFFVSCVTTFPVFVACAADPYAGDAEPLIVHVESLAPAIHGPRVTGTTPGRPFLFLIPATGEPPLSHTASNLPPGLALDEATGIISGAVQAAGKYMVTLEVQNGRGRATRDLAIVAGDHMLALTPPMGWNSWNVWWRHPDDAKIRDAADWMIKSGLAAHGYQYINVDDCWQGERDAGGVLHTNDRFPDMAALADYVHAKGLRFGVYSSPGQETCAGYAGSLGFEAQDARMFAEWGADYLKYDWCSYRVASFNLEEAQKPFRIMAEALETCGRDIVYSIAQGGIADVGKWAPAFHINLWRTASDIRDTWARMSENGFSQAGREGDAGPGHWIDPDMLVVGHVNWSNDPPHPSRLTPAEQVTHLSLWALLAAPLLIGCDLSKIDPFTLDLLTNDEMIDINQDPLGRAASRVAQCNTIVPMAKWLEGTFAEGLVKRKPQAWGDVWARPLSDGTLAVGLFNRGDVRGVIAATWDVLGLEGPQPVRDVWRHRDLGDYDGAFSAMLPPHGAALLKIGRPVLK
- a CDS encoding right-handed parallel beta-helix repeat-containing protein, with product MRTVTIFMMIAIALAGSAWAQTTLHVAPNGNDAWTGAAERNEEGTDGPLATLAGARDRIRALRAGGALAAPVRVVLRGGSYPVTEPVVFGPEDSGTKDLPVRYEAAPGEQPAIHGGRILSGWREEGNLWAVDIPEVRDGKWYFESLWVNGERRQPARTPNPAHAWGDEPEDSDTFHIAEYLRENDPDTGKEIPSKTRFKYAGDDLKPWANPEDAVVLVYHSWETSRHRIKNLDEANRVVEFTGPAVWHFGYWGGTPQRYYVENIFEALDQPGEWYLNRKTGVLYYMPMPGEDMRTAEVVAPVARQLLTIEGKPDEGRFVDYLTFAGIRFLYTDCPLEPQGHSDGQAAASIHAAVQATGARFCAFERCDVMHVSNYGVWFRAGCQDNLLTRCEIADLGAGGVRIGECGDPPNDAGAALRNVVDNNFIHDGGKIFRGAVGVWIGRSSYNRISHNDISDFRYTGISVGWSWGYAASSANHNIIEYNDVHHIGHGQLGDMGGIYLLGVAPGTVIQFNKFHDVMSFAKGYGGWGIYFDEGSTDLLAENNIVYNTLTGTFHQHYGRDNRVQNNIFAFSHGPQIIRSRPEDHKSFFFERNIVLFNNGQLLGSNWGNNNFYLDKNCYWDMSGDDFDFAGHDFDEWKALGHDVHSIIADPLFENAAALDFRLKPGSPALAMGFVPIDLSLTGLYGEPEWTSKPSRVVREPFPMPKPPEPTAISQDFEGVETGTKTPGVSTNEEGAGTARVTDETAASGKHSLKFTDAPGLAHGFNPHVYYSPAIISGTVKGRFALRVEPGAVVFHEWRDHCNPYRVGPSLWIDGQGDLKAGGKTLATIPHGQWFFLEITCPLGKAANGMFTLTITLPGQTPQSFDGLACGHPAFRRLDWFGFVSNTNGASTFYLDDVTIAADKPQAGG
- a CDS encoding uroporphyrinogen decarboxylase family protein, yielding MDMEQRYQDRLKRYTTALRNGKPDMIPIRPFVAEFAAKYAGFTCQEVTHDFNKAFEAARKCAADFDWDAVVGNMVYVWTGLTQAIGLKYYGVPGIDVPPNTGFQYREPSEDNAHMREDEYPLLIEDPTGFLFNVWLPRVSADVVAPGAPATFRNNLSFLKGGMAMMNYFGGFATQAAQLRAESGTPGAIAGILKAPLDILGDKLRGYMGLTMDLLVRRDEVLKACEALMPHLLWVALSGADVEKNVPITIWMHRGCVPFVSKDVFDQIYWPTLKPIIEEIWAKGHQVLFYAEGDWGAHLDAFSELPEGSIIYHVDRGDIFETHRKIGHKFCLSGGIPNYLLGVGTPDEVRGYCKKVIDGVARDGGYVMDASAIIQDDAQIENVRAMTDFTREYGVY